In one window of uncultured Acetobacteroides sp. DNA:
- a CDS encoding aminoacyl-histidine dipeptidase — translation MSNIENLHPHLLWKYFLEVCEIPRPSKKEDRIIAYLLDFAKKNKLEAKRDEIGNVIIFKKATKGKENVQPVVLQSHMDMVCEKHSEVAHDFDVDPIIPHLEGNWIKANGTTLGADDGIGIASQLALLVSDDIEHGPIECLFTVDEETGLTGAFEMKPGFFTAKTLLNLDSEDEGELFIGCAGGVDTLATFDYDNRPIPSGYIAFRMDVKGLLGGHSGDDIHKGHGNSIKIINRFLWKSTMKYDLCLSDINGGNLRNAIPREAYAVFTIDPAYSDSLFADFKEFEREVKEELALTDGGVTLSLTEAPLPEKAICESVQFDLLNALYSCPNGVIAMSFEMPGLVETSTNLASVKMVDGDKIVVTTSQRSSVNSSKVDISQMVESVFRLANASVVHSDGYPGWKPNTNSEILRITEHAYKKLFGEKPIVRAIHAGLECGLFLEKYPDLDMISFGPTIRGAHSPEERLDVQTTQKYWDLLLEVLKELK, via the coding sequence ATGTCGAATATTGAAAATTTACATCCGCATCTACTCTGGAAGTATTTTTTAGAAGTTTGCGAGATACCAAGACCCTCTAAAAAGGAGGATAGGATAATAGCATACCTACTCGATTTTGCCAAGAAGAATAAGCTGGAGGCAAAGCGCGATGAAATTGGGAATGTGATAATCTTTAAGAAGGCAACCAAAGGAAAGGAAAATGTACAGCCTGTTGTGCTGCAAAGCCACATGGATATGGTTTGCGAAAAGCATAGCGAGGTTGCGCACGATTTTGATGTTGATCCAATAATTCCTCACCTAGAAGGTAATTGGATTAAGGCAAATGGAACTACCCTTGGTGCTGATGATGGAATTGGCATTGCGTCTCAACTTGCCCTCTTGGTTAGCGACGATATTGAGCATGGTCCGATAGAGTGCCTATTTACGGTGGACGAGGAGACCGGTTTGACTGGTGCTTTTGAGATGAAGCCAGGCTTCTTTACGGCAAAAACTCTTCTTAATCTCGATTCCGAGGATGAGGGTGAACTTTTCATAGGTTGTGCTGGCGGGGTGGACACTCTTGCTACCTTCGACTACGATAATCGTCCAATTCCTAGTGGCTACATCGCCTTTAGGATGGACGTAAAGGGGTTGCTTGGGGGGCATTCCGGCGATGACATCCATAAAGGACATGGCAACTCCATCAAGATCATCAATAGATTTTTGTGGAAGTCTACGATGAAGTACGATCTCTGCCTATCCGATATTAATGGGGGAAATCTTAGGAACGCAATTCCAAGAGAGGCCTACGCCGTTTTCACCATTGATCCAGCATACTCCGATAGCCTTTTTGCAGACTTCAAGGAGTTTGAGCGTGAGGTGAAGGAAGAGCTAGCGCTTACCGATGGTGGTGTTACCCTTTCGCTAACCGAAGCCCCACTTCCTGAAAAGGCGATCTGCGAGAGCGTTCAGTTTGATTTGCTGAATGCGCTTTACTCTTGTCCTAATGGGGTAATTGCTATGAGCTTTGAAATGCCCGGCTTGGTTGAGACTTCGACCAATCTTGCATCCGTAAAGATGGTTGATGGCGATAAAATTGTGGTAACAACCAGCCAGCGTAGCTCGGTGAACTCCTCGAAGGTGGACATCTCGCAAATGGTGGAAAGCGTTTTCCGCCTTGCCAACGCTTCGGTGGTTCATTCGGATGGCTATCCTGGATGGAAGCCTAATACCAATTCCGAAATTTTGAGGATAACCGAGCATGCCTACAAGAAGCTCTTTGGCGAAAAGCCTATTGTTAGAGCCATTCATGCAGGTTTGGAATGCGGCTTATTCCTCGAAAAGTATCCCGACTTGGATATGATATCGTTTGGGCCAACAATTCGTGGCGCGCACTCGCCAGAGGAGCGGCTCGATGTTCAGACAACCCAAAAGTATTGGGATCTGCTTCTGGAAGTTCTAAAAGAGCTGAAATAG
- a CDS encoding rubredoxin, whose amino-acid sequence MKKYRCKVCGLIYDPAVGDSSSGIPAGTPFEDIPSSWSCPICGVPKEDFAEIEP is encoded by the coding sequence ATGAAAAAGTACCGCTGCAAAGTATGCGGCCTAATTTACGATCCTGCCGTAGGCGATTCCAGCTCGGGAATACCAGCCGGCACCCCCTTCGAGGACATCCCAAGCAGCTGGAGCTGCCCAATATGCGGCGTACCCAAAGAAGACTTTGCCGAAATTGAGCCGTAA
- a CDS encoding DUF4293 domain-containing protein yields MIQRIQTLFLLVAEVLTAVLFFSKLASFITTDGQQLVLNYNGIYQLKNGVLEKMAAAWPLAVILVVAAIVGLLVIFLYRRRMLQIRFCFVAMFLNFGILVLLGYYVYSVAAVGDSTLTLSTVDSFPILSMILYYLAYRGIAKDEAMVAASSFRSRR; encoded by the coding sequence ATGATACAACGTATTCAAACTCTTTTCCTTTTAGTAGCCGAGGTGCTTACTGCTGTTCTCTTCTTCTCCAAGCTGGCCTCTTTTATTACCACCGATGGGCAGCAGCTGGTGCTGAACTATAACGGTATTTACCAGCTAAAGAATGGCGTGCTGGAGAAGATGGCCGCTGCTTGGCCGCTGGCCGTGATTCTGGTGGTGGCCGCCATTGTTGGCCTTCTTGTGATATTCCTCTACCGCCGTCGCATGCTTCAGATTAGGTTCTGTTTTGTGGCAATGTTCCTGAACTTTGGCATTTTGGTGCTGCTCGGGTACTACGTCTACTCTGTTGCCGCTGTTGGCGATAGCACGCTGACGCTTTCGACGGTTGACTCGTTCCCTATTCTGTCGATGATCCTCTACTACTTGGCCTATAGGGGCATTGCGAAGGATGAGGCGATGGTTGCTGCGTCGTCGTTTAGGAGTCGTAGGTAG
- a CDS encoding helix-turn-helix transcriptional regulator, translated as MIRYNLARIILLRGHSKPATFLQQNGFGYHKSHRMLAGQTQITFQELFDLCKLLRCTPNDLMEWVPDQKHPLEADHPLQALHRNIANEEALQALLKTIPTDKVNQMLELLGSINREP; from the coding sequence ATGATCCGATACAACCTAGCGCGCATCATCCTGCTACGCGGGCACAGCAAGCCCGCCACCTTCCTGCAGCAAAACGGATTCGGCTACCATAAGAGCCACCGCATGCTTGCCGGGCAGACGCAGATCACCTTTCAGGAGCTATTCGACCTCTGCAAGCTGCTCCGCTGCACCCCCAACGATCTCATGGAATGGGTTCCCGACCAAAAGCATCCGCTGGAAGCCGACCACCCCCTCCAGGCGCTCCACCGCAACATCGCCAACGAGGAGGCGCTGCAGGCGCTGCTTAAAACCATTCCAACCGATAAGGTAAACCAGATGCTGGAGCTGCTCGGCAGCATCAACCGCGAGCCGTAG
- the pyrI gene encoding aspartate carbamoyltransferase regulatory subunit — MSSEKQLKVSAIKDGTVIDHIPAASLFKVIKILHLDRCTNQITFGTNLESKRLGTKAIVKISDKFFEEEETNKIALIAPDAKLNIIKDYEVVEKREVSIPDELVGICKCANPKCVTNVEHVKTRFTVEDKKRISLRCHYCEKLTEQDQLVVIA; from the coding sequence ATGAGCTCCGAAAAACAGCTGAAAGTAAGCGCCATCAAGGATGGTACCGTTATAGACCACATTCCCGCAGCAAGCCTCTTTAAGGTGATCAAGATCCTTCACCTGGACCGCTGCACCAACCAGATAACCTTTGGCACCAACCTCGAGAGCAAGCGGCTCGGCACGAAGGCCATCGTGAAGATCTCGGACAAGTTCTTCGAGGAGGAGGAAACCAACAAGATTGCGCTGATTGCCCCCGACGCGAAGCTCAACATCATCAAGGACTACGAGGTGGTGGAGAAGCGCGAGGTTTCGATCCCCGACGAGCTGGTTGGCATCTGCAAGTGTGCCAACCCCAAGTGCGTGACCAACGTGGAGCACGTAAAAACGCGCTTTACCGTGGAGGATAAGAAGCGCATCTCGCTCCGCTGCCACTACTGCGAGAAGCTTACCGAGCAGGATCAGCTGGTGGTTATCGCCTAA
- the pyrB gene encoding aspartate carbamoyltransferase: protein MKNKSLVSINDFSKDEIIRTLELAEKFEKNPAQRVLEGRVVASLFFEPSTRTRLSFESAINRLGGRVIGFSETANTSVSKGESLKDTILTVANYSDLIVMRHPVEGSARFASEVARIPVINAGDGANQHPTQTMLDLYSIRKTQGTLDNLHIVMIGDLKYGRTVHSLLQAMSHFNTKFTFVSPPELKLPNEYKIFLQEKGLSFTEETEIGKTIDDADIVYMTRVQRERFSDLMEYEKVKNVYVLRNEMFANAKPNMKILHPLPRVNEISEDVDDNPHAYYFTQARNGVYARMAIMCSILGLENEIK from the coding sequence ATGAAAAACAAAAGCTTAGTTTCCATCAACGATTTCAGCAAGGATGAGATCATTCGGACGCTCGAACTGGCCGAAAAGTTCGAGAAGAATCCGGCGCAGAGAGTCCTAGAAGGCAGGGTAGTCGCATCGCTCTTCTTCGAGCCATCGACCCGCACCCGCCTAAGCTTCGAGAGCGCCATCAACCGCCTGGGGGGCCGAGTTATTGGCTTCTCGGAGACAGCGAACACCTCGGTGTCGAAGGGCGAAAGCCTGAAGGACACCATCCTTACCGTAGCCAACTACAGCGACCTGATCGTAATGCGCCATCCGGTGGAGGGTAGCGCCCGCTTTGCCAGCGAAGTTGCCCGCATCCCGGTGATCAACGCCGGCGATGGCGCCAACCAGCATCCTACGCAGACCATGCTCGACCTCTACTCCATCCGCAAGACGCAGGGAACGCTCGACAACCTCCACATCGTGATGATCGGCGACCTGAAGTACGGCCGCACCGTGCACTCGCTCCTTCAGGCGATGTCGCACTTCAACACGAAGTTCACCTTCGTATCGCCACCCGAGCTGAAGCTGCCCAACGAGTACAAGATCTTCCTTCAGGAGAAGGGGCTTTCGTTTACGGAGGAAACCGAGATCGGCAAAACGATAGATGATGCGGACATCGTGTACATGACCCGCGTGCAGCGCGAGCGCTTCTCGGACCTGATGGAGTACGAGAAGGTGAAAAACGTCTACGTCTTGAGGAACGAGATGTTCGCCAACGCCAAACCCAACATGAAGATCCTCCACCCGCTACCCCGCGTGAACGAGATCAGCGAGGATGTGGACGACAACCCACACGCCTACTACTTTACGCAGGCCCGGAACGGGGTGTACGCCCGCATGGCCATCATGTGTTCGATACTCGGATTGGAAAACGAAATAAAGTAA
- a CDS encoding YigZ family protein has translation MDDTFKTIAEKAEGLYKEKGSKFIAYAYPIAGEEEAKELVQGLKKEFYDARHRCYAYRIGPKGESFRMNDDGEPSSTAGRPIYGQLLSFDVTNILVVVIRYFGGTKLGVSGLINAYQAATSDALQNAAIVEKTVDVTLTAQFGYPMLNEVMKVIKDEQPRVEQQSFDNSCTVRMSIRKSRAEVLEAKLASIDGLSLDIVGR, from the coding sequence ATGGACGATACGTTTAAAACCATAGCGGAAAAGGCAGAGGGGCTCTACAAGGAGAAGGGCAGCAAGTTTATTGCCTACGCCTACCCGATTGCGGGCGAGGAGGAGGCCAAGGAGCTTGTGCAGGGCCTTAAGAAGGAGTTCTACGACGCCCGCCATCGCTGCTACGCCTACCGGATTGGCCCCAAGGGCGAATCGTTTCGGATGAACGACGACGGCGAGCCATCGAGCACGGCGGGGCGCCCCATATACGGGCAGCTGCTCTCCTTCGATGTTACCAATATCCTTGTGGTGGTGATCCGCTACTTCGGCGGGACAAAGCTCGGCGTATCGGGCCTGATCAACGCCTACCAGGCGGCCACCAGCGATGCGCTGCAGAACGCCGCCATCGTAGAGAAGACGGTTGACGTAACGCTCACCGCCCAGTTTGGCTACCCAATGCTCAACGAGGTGATGAAGGTGATCAAGGACGAGCAGCCCAGGGTGGAGCAGCAGAGCTTCGACAACAGCTGCACCGTGCGGATGAGCATTCGGAAGAGCCGTGCGGAGGTGCTCGAGGCCAAGCTTGCCAGCATCGACGGGCTGAGCCTCGACATAGTGGGGAGATAG
- a CDS encoding thioredoxin-like domain-containing protein yields MKKTITSLLLCLIFTGGILAATVQGNKKDTALTSKGKHHIEIKIDGVKDAKLMLGYYFDSSKYVMDTVPINHEGVAVFKGDSLIYPGVYIAILPDMTNFDFLIDKNNEEFSIETSKSDLWGSLKFKNSQVNTDFISYQKYMKQKQEQVAAIQQRGKEKASDPEAQKQVSEELRNIDREVKAKWEELRTKENGNLLSLLISLVEAPTMPDFNIPENEPKKDSILWSKRYNYQKEHYWDNIDLSDARLLRTPIFASRLRNYFTNILIQAPDSLKPEVDKFIAKTEGNKDVYQYCVSYLLNYYNKSNIMSHDEVFLHIADKYYLSGKAPWSTKDLLTKLADRADKIRPNLIGKTAPNLVMESETGEYLALDQVESKFTVVYFWEPSCSHCQKETPLLYNLYNKVRNNGVQVYAIYTQYKKDEWTKYLAEKGYDWLNVWDSNYNSNFRALYDITSTPTIYLLDKDKKIIAKRISVETLEKILTEINPMQ; encoded by the coding sequence ATGAAGAAAACCATTACTTCACTATTACTTTGCCTCATCTTTACAGGTGGAATACTTGCGGCTACCGTACAAGGCAACAAAAAGGATACAGCACTAACCAGCAAAGGCAAGCACCATATCGAAATTAAAATCGACGGTGTTAAGGACGCTAAGCTTATGCTGGGATACTATTTTGATTCGTCAAAGTATGTAATGGACACGGTACCTATAAATCACGAAGGGGTTGCCGTATTTAAGGGCGATTCGCTCATCTATCCAGGTGTGTACATTGCAATCTTGCCCGACATGACCAACTTCGATTTCTTAATCGACAAAAACAACGAGGAGTTTTCGATTGAAACCTCAAAGAGCGATTTATGGGGTTCTTTGAAATTCAAAAACAGCCAAGTAAATACCGACTTCATATCGTACCAAAAGTATATGAAGCAAAAGCAGGAGCAGGTGGCTGCAATTCAGCAAAGAGGCAAAGAGAAAGCATCGGACCCTGAGGCGCAAAAACAGGTATCAGAAGAGCTCCGTAACATCGACCGCGAAGTAAAAGCAAAGTGGGAAGAACTCCGAACCAAAGAAAATGGCAACCTCCTTTCGCTGCTAATTTCCCTTGTTGAAGCACCTACAATGCCCGACTTTAACATTCCAGAGAATGAGCCCAAGAAGGATTCAATACTTTGGTCAAAAAGATACAACTACCAAAAAGAGCACTACTGGGACAACATCGACCTTTCTGATGCTCGACTTTTGAGAACACCCATTTTTGCATCTCGACTCCGCAACTATTTTACGAATATTCTAATTCAGGCCCCAGATAGCCTAAAGCCCGAGGTTGATAAGTTTATCGCAAAAACGGAGGGGAATAAAGATGTCTACCAGTACTGCGTTAGCTACCTGTTGAACTACTACAACAAGTCCAACATCATGAGCCACGACGAAGTCTTTCTACACATTGCCGATAAGTACTACCTATCAGGCAAAGCGCCTTGGTCCACAAAAGATCTACTCACAAAGCTTGCCGATCGCGCAGATAAAATACGGCCTAATCTGATAGGGAAAACCGCACCTAATCTGGTAATGGAGAGCGAAACAGGCGAATACCTTGCGCTAGATCAGGTAGAGAGCAAGTTTACCGTTGTTTACTTCTGGGAACCTAGCTGTAGCCATTGCCAAAAGGAAACCCCACTACTTTACAACCTATACAATAAGGTACGAAACAATGGGGTTCAGGTTTACGCCATTTACACCCAATACAAAAAGGACGAGTGGACAAAATACCTCGCAGAAAAGGGATACGATTGGCTCAACGTCTGGGATTCGAACTACAACTCCAACTTCCGTGCGCTATACGACATAACATCGACCCCAACCATCTACCTTCTCGACAAGGATAAAAAAATCATAGCGAAGCGCATTAGCGTTGAAACTCTGGAAAAGATTCTTACCGAAATTAATCCAATGCAATAG
- a CDS encoding thioredoxin domain-containing protein, translated as MKVPLYTNSLIEETSPYLLQHAHNPVLWYALRDSVFKKAMAEDKLMVISIGYSACHWCHVMERECFDDEEVAMVMNDHYISVKVDKEERPDVDQQYMNAVRIITGNGGWPLNVVCLPDGRPIFGGTFFPKQQWIEILEKVNELYHSDKKRLESVAGDLANGVRNMDLIKEKSQGLDYLPKFLRLIVEPWKRKFDTQWGGTQSTPKFPMPSSIEFLLSYAYHMRDESVMKQVVLTLDRIWQGGIYDHIGGGFHRYSTDAQWFMPHFEKMLYDNALLAIVYMNGYQYTKDQKYKQVSVSTLEFLLNEFYMENNLFCCSMDADSAEGEGTFYLWTYNEIKSILDGDTDLFCDRYGVSRNGNVECNQNILSVAMSVEQLCAKYAMPPKQVLDKIELSLKKLSCFRSLREKPGIDTKQILSWNALAIKSFALASAVFDEPRYLVVAAECISQVEQSLMSNGKLLRARYAPGKEIAGMLDDYAFLIDAYIALYTVTFNFKYLDKAKKLVEVCLSDFYDEESGMFFYTSSDVVLPLGRRMDLVDGVTPSSNSSLARSLYYLSVALSNTAYKRIAVQMLSNMQNQMSGAGPFIANWGLLLINLTFAPAEVTLVGADAIALKHELDREYLPNVQFWGSTRPSDALIFRNRWKDGETSIYLCADNLCRSFTGSINDLKENALELRRCYVL; from the coding sequence ATGAAGGTCCCTTTGTACACAAATAGTTTAATTGAAGAAACAAGCCCATACTTGTTGCAGCATGCCCATAATCCTGTTTTGTGGTATGCGTTGCGCGATTCGGTGTTTAAGAAGGCGATGGCTGAGGATAAGCTAATGGTTATAAGTATTGGCTATTCGGCATGCCACTGGTGCCACGTAATGGAAAGGGAGTGCTTTGACGACGAAGAGGTGGCAATGGTGATGAATGACCATTACATTTCCGTGAAGGTTGATAAAGAAGAGCGGCCAGATGTTGATCAGCAGTACATGAATGCGGTGCGAATCATCACCGGCAATGGTGGATGGCCGCTAAATGTGGTATGCCTGCCTGATGGTCGTCCAATTTTTGGGGGAACTTTCTTTCCGAAGCAGCAATGGATCGAGATATTGGAAAAGGTAAATGAACTTTACCATTCGGATAAGAAGAGGCTGGAGAGTGTGGCTGGAGACTTAGCCAACGGCGTAAGGAATATGGATCTTATCAAAGAAAAATCTCAGGGGTTGGATTATCTCCCGAAGTTTCTTCGGTTGATTGTAGAACCTTGGAAGCGAAAGTTTGACACTCAGTGGGGGGGGACACAATCAACTCCAAAGTTTCCAATGCCATCATCCATCGAGTTCCTGCTCTCGTATGCCTACCATATGCGAGATGAGAGCGTGATGAAGCAGGTAGTTCTTACCCTAGACAGAATCTGGCAGGGTGGAATTTACGATCATATTGGGGGCGGTTTTCATCGTTATTCTACCGATGCGCAGTGGTTTATGCCCCACTTCGAGAAGATGCTTTACGATAATGCTTTGTTGGCCATTGTTTACATGAATGGCTATCAGTACACCAAAGATCAGAAGTATAAGCAGGTTTCGGTAAGTACGCTCGAATTCCTTTTGAATGAGTTTTACATGGAAAACAATCTTTTTTGCTGCTCCATGGATGCCGATTCTGCTGAGGGAGAAGGAACGTTCTACTTGTGGACATACAACGAGATAAAGTCGATTCTGGATGGTGATACCGATTTGTTCTGTGATAGGTATGGGGTATCCCGTAATGGTAATGTGGAGTGCAACCAGAATATACTGAGCGTTGCCATGTCGGTAGAGCAGCTTTGTGCGAAGTACGCGATGCCCCCTAAGCAGGTACTGGATAAAATAGAACTCTCGTTGAAGAAACTATCCTGCTTTCGTTCGTTAAGAGAAAAACCGGGCATCGACACTAAGCAAATCCTCTCGTGGAATGCCTTAGCCATAAAGTCGTTTGCGTTGGCTTCTGCGGTATTCGATGAGCCCAGATACTTGGTGGTTGCTGCCGAATGCATTAGCCAGGTAGAGCAATCATTGATGAGCAACGGCAAGCTGCTACGTGCAAGATATGCTCCGGGCAAAGAGATTGCCGGCATGCTCGACGATTATGCCTTTTTGATCGATGCATACATTGCGCTGTATACGGTAACGTTTAACTTTAAATACCTCGATAAGGCAAAAAAGCTCGTAGAGGTGTGCTTGTCCGACTTCTATGATGAGGAATCGGGAATGTTTTTCTATACCTCCTCGGATGTGGTACTGCCCCTTGGACGGAGGATGGATCTTGTTGATGGTGTTACACCATCGTCCAACTCGTCGCTGGCACGGTCGCTTTACTACCTTTCGGTTGCGCTGAGCAATACGGCGTACAAAAGGATTGCCGTTCAGATGCTCTCGAATATGCAAAACCAGATGTCGGGTGCTGGACCTTTTATTGCCAACTGGGGGCTGCTGCTTATTAACCTGACGTTTGCTCCGGCAGAGGTGACGCTTGTTGGTGCTGATGCCATTGCGCTGAAGCACGAGCTGGATAGGGAATACCTCCCCAATGTGCAGTTTTGGGGATCAACAAGGCCGTCTGATGCTCTGATTTTTCGCAATAGGTGGAAGGATGGTGAGACATCGATCTACCTCTGCGCCGATAATCTTTGTCGGAGCTTTACGGGAAGTATAAATGATCTTAAAGAAAATGCGCTTGAGCTGCGAAGGTGCTACGTTTTATAA
- a CDS encoding aminotransferase class IV, whose amino-acid sequence MFEFPFIIKNSSIVEALPIAAPQKQVYEVIRFIDGLPIFFDEHFDRFLSSCRLAGVSYHINKVTLASLLFDLAQKNGVQCCNLKYVVNVSDDGVDFYAGFIKSRYPSKEMYRKGVSVGLLYEERANPNAKVLNQHLRGKADALIARKGYYEVVLVNHQQKITEGSRSNLFFIDADGSVITAPLGDVLGGITRMVIIEEIQRLKLPLVERAVGVDELDRMVAGFISGTSPSVLPIAEIEGLPLTVPMSVVEQLSQCYHARIAQDKTLFQHKYL is encoded by the coding sequence ATGTTTGAGTTTCCCTTTATCATTAAAAATAGTTCGATAGTAGAGGCTTTGCCGATAGCGGCTCCTCAAAAGCAGGTTTACGAGGTAATTCGCTTTATTGACGGGTTACCTATTTTTTTTGACGAGCACTTCGATCGGTTTCTTTCCTCGTGCCGTCTTGCCGGAGTTTCGTACCATATAAATAAGGTGACGTTGGCGAGTTTGCTATTCGACCTAGCCCAAAAGAACGGCGTGCAGTGCTGCAACCTGAAGTACGTGGTAAACGTGTCGGATGACGGGGTGGATTTCTACGCTGGCTTCATCAAGAGCCGCTACCCGTCGAAGGAAATGTACCGTAAGGGTGTTTCGGTTGGGCTGCTGTACGAGGAGAGGGCAAACCCCAACGCCAAGGTGCTCAACCAGCATCTGAGGGGTAAAGCCGATGCCCTGATCGCCCGAAAAGGATACTACGAGGTGGTGCTGGTGAACCATCAGCAGAAAATAACAGAGGGTAGCCGCAGCAACCTCTTCTTTATAGATGCTGATGGTAGCGTTATTACGGCGCCGCTTGGCGACGTGCTTGGCGGCATCACCCGAATGGTTATTATTGAGGAGATCCAAAGGCTGAAACTACCTCTTGTCGAGAGGGCGGTTGGCGTTGATGAGCTAGATAGGATGGTAGCCGGATTTATATCGGGCACATCGCCATCGGTGCTGCCCATTGCCGAGATAGAGGGGCTGCCGCTAACTGTGCCTATGTCGGTTGTCGAGCAGCTTTCGCAATGCTATCATGCCCGAATTGCACAGGATAAGACATTGTTTCAGCATAAATACCTTTAA
- a CDS encoding amidohydrolase, giving the protein MEQNELKVCLVQADVKWHDVDGNLQLIDGIIDQNAAGADLVVLPEMFTTGFSMEPEVLAEGMDGKAVRWITQKAQSAKVAIMGSVIVAENGSYYNRLLFAEPDGTLHTYDKRHLFRMGNEHNHYAGGDKRLVVSYKGWRICPLICYDLRFPVWSRNQNEYDLLIYIASWPAARSFPWRTLLLARAIENQCYVVGVNRVGVDGAGLTYSGDSAAISSRGEYLSSLAPSVAGAETVTLSMDDLLSFRKKFPVMLDGDRFHLLD; this is encoded by the coding sequence ATGGAGCAGAATGAGCTTAAGGTGTGCCTAGTTCAGGCCGATGTGAAGTGGCACGATGTGGATGGAAACCTGCAGCTGATCGACGGCATCATCGATCAGAATGCTGCTGGGGCCGATTTGGTCGTTCTTCCCGAGATGTTTACCACCGGTTTTTCGATGGAGCCCGAGGTGTTGGCCGAGGGTATGGATGGTAAGGCGGTTCGCTGGATCACCCAAAAAGCTCAATCGGCGAAGGTGGCCATTATGGGGAGCGTGATTGTTGCCGAGAACGGCAGTTATTACAACCGCCTGCTTTTTGCTGAGCCTGATGGCACGCTGCATACCTACGACAAGCGCCACCTGTTTAGGATGGGCAACGAGCATAACCACTACGCCGGAGGTGACAAGCGCTTGGTGGTGTCGTACAAGGGATGGCGTATCTGCCCGTTGATCTGCTATGACCTGCGATTCCCAGTTTGGAGCCGCAACCAGAACGAGTACGACCTGCTGATCTACATCGCCAGCTGGCCTGCTGCGCGCAGCTTCCCTTGGCGAACGCTGCTATTGGCCCGTGCCATCGAAAACCAGTGCTACGTGGTTGGCGTAAATAGGGTAGGGGTTGACGGTGCTGGGTTGACGTACTCGGGCGATTCGGCCGCTATCAGCTCGCGCGGCGAATACCTCTCCAGCTTAGCACCGAGCGTTGCCGGAGCTGAAACGGTAACCCTGTCGATGGATGATCTCCTAAGCTTTAGGAAGAAGTTCCCCGTCATGCTCGACGGCGATCGCTTCCATCTCCTCGACTAA
- a CDS encoding PaaI family thioesterase has translation MRKIVNPFVKHHPKDYRCFGCSPANEIGLQLEFFEDGDNIVATWEPQKRFEGYFNVLHGGIQATLLDEVAAWVVNVKCKTAGVTSSISVKYRQPIYLDGGALTVRGWVDSVNRRLATVKAHILNSEGKVMAEAEAVYFIFSEQEAKEKFYYPGIEAFYEE, from the coding sequence ATGAGAAAGATCGTAAACCCATTCGTAAAGCATCACCCCAAGGATTACCGCTGCTTTGGCTGCTCGCCTGCCAACGAGATTGGGCTGCAGCTGGAGTTCTTCGAGGATGGCGACAATATCGTTGCCACCTGGGAGCCGCAGAAGCGCTTCGAGGGCTACTTTAATGTGCTGCACGGCGGCATTCAGGCCACGCTGCTCGACGAGGTGGCCGCCTGGGTGGTAAACGTGAAGTGCAAGACGGCAGGCGTAACCTCGTCCATCAGCGTAAAGTACCGCCAGCCCATCTACCTTGATGGTGGTGCGCTAACCGTACGGGGATGGGTGGATTCGGTTAATCGCAGACTTGCCACTGTTAAGGCTCACATCCTGAATTCTGAAGGAAAGGTGATGGCCGAGGCTGAAGCCGTGTACTTCATTTTTAGCGAGCAGGAGGCCAAGGAGAAGTTCTACTATCCGGGGATTGAGGCCTTTTACGAGGAATAG